From the genome of Bacteroidota bacterium:
AACAAGCTGAGCGGTATGCAAAATTTTGGTTGAAGCCGATTCAATTAGCAGAATCTAATGGATTTCGCAGTAATGAAATTTCAGAATTGAGTAAATTGGTTCAAGAAAATCAAATTTTATTTGAGGAGAAATGGTATGAATTCTTTAGCCGTAAGAGTTGAATCGAGAATTATAGATTTCTCGTTTACCTCCGATGCGATTAAAGTTGTGTTAGCAGATGGTCGTGAAGTCTCTGCTCCATTGGAATGGTTCCCTCGGTTACGGGATGCTAACGAACAACAGCGCAAAAATTGGCGTTTGATAGGAAAGGGAATTGGTATTCATTGGGAAGATGTGGACGAAGACATTTCTGTAAAAAGCCTTCTTGCCGAAAATTAGAATGTAAAAAAAACCGAGATCTCACTCTGTTTTTTTATTGATGAATGAAATAATAACGTGAATTCTGATCTATAGATCCTCGATTTCGACTCACTCTACCTTCAGGGGTTGTTCTACAAACATCGACTGATGGGAAGCGTGGTGGAAATGATGTTCAGCGAACATCTGCCTGGGATTTGTTAAAACCTTGTCAAGGTTATGAATATTTTTCACTAAACCTTGACAAGGTTTGCACATTGTTAGTCTTCCTTTTCAAAGCCCACAAAACAAAAAACGCGGATTATATCCGCCGTTTTGTTTATCAAACGCATTAATTACTGTTTATACTTGTGTAGCTTCACTTCCTATTATCTTATATTTTATAAATATTATGACGATGTCCTATCTTGTGTATATGCATATTTTTCCTTTTTCATCGACACTGTAAATAACTCTGAATTGTCCAATCTTGAGTTTGCAAAATCCTTTTAAAGTTCCCGTAAGATATATGTGAGGATACTTTTCTGTTGCCGCACTTTCTATCTTATTCTTGATCATCTCCAGAACATTTTTAGGAATCGCTTGAAGTGAAGCGCCCTGTTTATTTAACAGAGCCACATCATAAAGGATCCTAAACATTAAGTGTTTTCCAAAAATCTTGATGAGTTATTACACTTCCTCGCTTCATTCTTCGTTTTGAGGATGACAATTGTTTGACAACATCTGCACTTACATTATTCTCATCAATAAAATCATTGATCGCCTCGAGAAATAGTGCTGATTGTGAAACGTTTTTCTCTTTCGCAATTTTTGATAGCTTCCGTTTTGTGATAGAGCTGATAGAAGCTGTTATGGTCGTCATGTTATTCTGAGTCAATGGTTGAAATTTTTTATGTCGGATTTTTCTGCAACTACACTTGCGGAACTTCCCGTCCCATCATTTTATAGATATCGATAATCTGCTGTGCATTTTCCTTCGCGTCCTGATTGTTTGGATCGAGCTTCAACACTTCGCGATAATGCTTTAATGCGCTCGGGTATTTTACTTTTGGTGCCAGTGTATCGTTGAACATAAAATAATGCCCAAATTTCATATGGGCGGAGATCAATGACTGTTTCAGCGCCGGATCGTTCGGGCTGGATTTTGCAATATCATCTAGAGCTTTGATACCTTCGTCATAGCTTCCGGTGTTCACCAGAGCGTTGGCGTGATTTAATTTTTCAGCGTCGGCTTTTGGTTCCGAACATCCGAACAGGAACATCATTGTTGCGACAAGCGGCAGGGCATATTTCATCGAAAAAATTCCTTTCTTTTTGCTTTACGGTTGTAAGAAAATACGAAAGATTGTATAAAAAATACACTAATCTTTCTTCTTTTTCATCGGAACATTTTTTATTTTAAGGACGTCTAATCTGTCGTTTACAGGGTAGTGTACCATAAAAAACTAAAATGTCAGCCACCTCGGTTGTGGAATAAAATGTGCTTGGTGTCTGACATCTTGATTTTAAATTCGGAGGAATAATGAACTACGATATTAAAGCGATCAACGAAAAGATCCAAAAGGAAAGTGCCTTTGTCGATCTTTTGACGCTTGAAATCAACAAGGTTATTGTTGGTCAGAAGCATATGGTTGAGCGTCTGCTCATCGGCCTTCTGGCGAATGGTCATATTTTATTGGAAGGTGTTCCCGGTCTGGCAAAGACATTGGCGATTAAAACACTTGCATCCGCCATCGATGCAAAGTTCCAGCGCATCCAATTCACCCCGGATCTGCTCCCTGCCGATTTGGTTGGAACACTCATCTATAATCAGAAAGATGGAAAGTTCCAGACAAAAAAGGGACCGATCTTTTCCAACTTTATCTTAGCGGACGAAATCAACCGTTCACCGGCAAAAGTGCAGAGCGCTTTACTTGAAGCAATGCAGGAACGCCAGGTGACAATCGGTGAAGAGACGTTCAAACTTGATGAGCCGTTTTTAGTTCTTGCCACACAAAACCCGATCGAACAAGAAGGAACATATCCACTTCCCGAAGCACAGGTTGACCGATTCATGCTGAAAGTGAAAATTACCTATCCTTCGAAGGAAGATGAACTTGGTATTATGCGTCAAAATGTAATGGGAAAAAACAGTGAAGTGCAGAAAGTTGTTTCGACAAAAGAGATTATGAAAGCACGCGCTTCACTGCA
Proteins encoded in this window:
- a CDS encoding DUF4160 domain-containing protein: MPTILLIKGYRFFFFSREGNEPMHIHIEQAERYAKFWLKPIQLAESNGFRSNEISELSKLVQENQILFEEKWYEFFSRKS
- a CDS encoding DUF2442 domain-containing protein codes for the protein MNSLAVRVESRIIDFSFTSDAIKVVLADGREVSAPLEWFPRLRDANEQQRKNWRLIGKGIGIHWEDVDEDISVKSLLAEN
- a CDS encoding AAA family ATPase, coding for MNYDIKAINEKIQKESAFVDLLTLEINKVIVGQKHMVERLLIGLLANGHILLEGVPGLAKTLAIKTLASAIDAKFQRIQFTPDLLPADLVGTLIYNQKDGKFQTKKGPIFSNFILADEINRSPAKVQSALLEAMQERQVTIGEETFKLDEPFLVLATQNPIEQEGTYPLPEAQVDRFMLKVKITYPSKEDELGIMRQNVMGKNSEVQKVVSTKEIMKARASLQEIYMDEKIERYILDIVFATRNPKDAQLPNLANLINYGASPRATISLALASKAYAFIKRRGYVIPEDVRAVAMDVMRHRIGVSYEAEAEEVTSETIVQEILNKVEVP